The following nucleotide sequence is from Mytilus galloprovincialis chromosome 12, xbMytGall1.hap1.1, whole genome shotgun sequence.
cgattggacttcaacttcatcaaaaactaccttgaccaaaaactttaacctggagcgggacagacggacgaactcagtggaccgtgaaattggagttaaaactctaatttggcattaaaattagaaagatcatatcatagggaacatgtgtactaagtttgaagtcgattggacttcaacttcatcaaaaactaccttgactaaaaactttaacctggagcgggacagacggacgaacggacagacagacagacggacggacggacggacgaacggacggacggacagacggacggacgaacgaacggacggacggacgaacggacgcacagaccagaaaacataatgcccctctactatcgtaggtggggcataaaaagaaacaaatgacgATTCACATTGATTGAACCATGGAAGAATCAATTTTCATGTTTACATCCATGATTGGACTGATATACACATAAATGCATTGTTTTCATTCGATAAAGCTCCAATTGACAAAAAGCTGGACTGTGTCAACGGAAACAATCAAAATCGCATGCCCTGAGTGGGGCTCGAACCCACGACCTGAGATGTGAAAAGTCTCATGCTCTGCCGACTGAGCTAATCGGGTGACGAAGTATCCACTTGACTACGCCAGCTGAATAAATATTTGGTATAAATTTGCAAATCATTAATAACTTTTTAGGTAATCAGTAATCAGGCGAATTATATGATGCAGAATATCTATGATGAGCAAGGTTGCaggtaaataaattaaaaatagatcagtaatcACAGTAGCATATTATGATGATCGGTAAAATGATTAGTGGCGAGATCTTACACAATTCAAGGGAAAACGGGGATCATACTTAGTTTTTGCTATAATGATCACTGATTGCGCATGTCAATAAAACTTTTGAGTTATAATTCGTATAATAATATGCCTTATTGTATGGTAGGGGTGTTATATTGGATTTTCAATCTCTTGTCATCCCCTACAGTAACAATGCAGATGAATACAGCTTTCTGTAAAAAAAGGTTAAtttgttatatttgccactgaacgttaagcaaacACCAGTCATTGAATTGTCAAAATGATCACCAAATATAATTCCCGTACGATGTAAGTAAATGTTTAATATGGACacgtttttatataaattagaccgttggatttcccgtttgaatggttttacactagtaatttcgtggccctttatagcttgctgttcggtgtaagccatggctacgtcttgaaggccgtaccttaCCCTAtaatatggtttacttttataaattgttacttggatggagagttgtctcattggcacacatactacatcttcctatatctacgtATATCTAGAATACAAATCTTTTTCATAAAATGTGAAATGGATACAGTTAGCCCTTAATTAATGATCATTTAATTTTTCAAGCAACTTTTCGCTGAGTATTAAACATGCTTTCTCTCACCCGTGTTCAATGCGTGTTGTATTCTTTGATCATCCTTGTATTTACGATTAAGCTAAAATGTGGAAATGAAagaatctttgttttgtttattaaggtctttcctctccgcgaggaaagaccttattgtttttctaatgttttttttttctttttttttccttccaGCATTTGTTTGGCACGCCCTTCTACCGCTTCTATTGGAATTATCAATACCAAATttgaaccatcgatagacctcatcatgaacttttaccagatgaacttttgtaggatttcatcatcccctttagaagttatctcccttttattgatttttttcaacatgccccccccctaaatgttttaaaagatatcatgaccttatttggacaatagttagatctcatcatgatgtattaccatatgaggctgctaaggatttcatcattccctatgagagttatgtccccttgaagcaatttctttctttgccatttttcttcaaaatcattccagatagaatcgatttgaaaatggCAGCATGTACAAATACAGAAGGGAATGTTTAtcaacataaacaattaatttgttactaagccttataaggagttattccccttgaaaaattgtgttCAATTTAAAAACGTTGTATTGCAagaaccggaagtcatagagacttgggaccttcaccaataatctttatttcatgtgacctttaatatgcagtcaaggtcaaaggtcacagagtgcaaaataaaattacgccgcaatttcaagcttacatattaggaaaacgataagactttgctgcatacatacagcgtataaaatgttcctctctaCGAgctctatattttatatattaagcCCAAacatgtccgactgtctgttcaaaagttacaacgggatgattctttaAAGTATAtcattttgtgtatatctttttaaaggtaacatatatcaacctactataaactgcaaagatgatcagtagttcaagaccttcaatttgaggtcaatgtcaggtcatgatgaaatttcaccttgaccttcacattatactatgaccttgaccttgtgatatttgaaaggtcaagtggtcctgagttgaatggtgatagtcccatgtctctacgacttccggttcttaagtttggtattacatcatatatttgatgatgaaTTATGACCTTGGTGAACATtaaaattgtcccaattctttttctataatgttgtccttcaactgtagatcatttatcatttaacagatttgagatatctatcgtcgttttagagataatgcagtttgaaattttgcgagcgggggcatgtatttctgaatcaagaagagcttaccacttaaaatgttttagaaattgaagaggttaacatagttatatgtttgcccaaataccaaaaacattccatgaaaaaaaaccaccaaaaaatcaatttgaaattttcaagttttgcattgactttttaagtttcataaattctatttatatagttgatattgcatcattatttgcactttatcaaatggggtcatctgatatatcaaattgaaggacttaataaactctacttacaaatgaaaattttaaacccccttttcatccaaGGGGGACGGGTTGGGTGATTTAGTGCAAACATTttaatttctcagatggtaaggttgtcgcatatcaaatgaaagaacatacagcgtacatttcaaatttcaaattgacgtctcccaaaaatgggctcgatggggtcatttagtgcaaaaaataaattttcttttcagatagggttgttgtatatcaaatgaaaggtcatgatgtgtacatttgaaatatcaaattcccgacctccaaaaattaattggatagggttattaagtgcaaaaatcaaactttctagaacatggcgttgttccatatcaaatgaaagctcatctactctatgttacatatatcattattccaatctcaaaaatgtaggcggatgaggtcattaagtgttaaaagcgaaaagtttcagaaggtatgcttgtcgtatatcaaacgaaatgtcgtacaaagtacattacgaaaacatcacttttacaagaaagacctttcaattgttttacaaacaattgagatactagtttgtttgtttgtttgttcttatTGTTTTACTGTGTAAAGTCTCTTTCAGATTGAGTCTAGTGTATTATATTCCCAAAATGATCttttattatcaataattaaCTTTTACAATGATACACATCAAGTAGTCTATTTCAGACAATGTTATGACTTGGAATTCGTTTAAGTCACCAAGATATATTTCTTGATGAtgacatttttctttcaaatccAACATCTTTTCGGTGATCGAATTACTCGGTGGTTGAATGACTCGATGGTCGAATGGCTTGATGGTTGAAGACTCGGTTTCTTAATGTCTCGGTGATTGGATTACTCGGTGATCAAACGACTCGGTGGTTAAATTGATCGGTGATCAAATGACTTGGCGGTTGGATTGCTCGGCGATCGAATGGCTCAGTGGTAAGATTGCTCGGTGATCGAATGACTCATTGGCTGGATTGCTCGTTAATGGAACGACTCGAATTTCCCGATGGTTGGATTGCTCGTTAATGGAACGACTCGAATGTCCCGGTGGTTGGATTGCTCGGCGAATGACTCAGTGGTTGGAATGACTCGGTTCTTGAATGTAACATCCAAGCTTTGCTCTTCTTTGCTTCTGAGATTCAGTGACTTACTCAATTTAAACAGGGCAAAGAGAGCTATCTTGTGATAAATGCAATTTGTTTTGCTTGCGTAAACTCTTTTTTGTAGCTTGTTCTGATGTTCATCCATTCGTATAAATGTATGAAGAGCAAGATGATCTTGTCACCATGACGATAGTGTTAGAGCGGATATTAGCAGACAGTTGGTTGTATACCTTGGTAATAGTGTTAGCGGTGTGCTTGTTTGGTACCCAGACGTGCAGAATCTGTTTGCTCCATTTCTCCATAGAGTTTTTACTTGACTGAATTACTCctgaaataaaatgataaaaaaatgaaaagaccGTAAAACATTTGCTAAAGGCGGTTATTTGTTAGAAGTACAGTTAAAGAATGAATGACATGTAGATATCAGTTAAACCATTTTACGTTTGATGCAATCCATAACGGTATTACCATAATTCAGTTGTGAAACggattatttaatatttttttttaaatgctataaTTTACAATATATTATCTTTTACTATCTTTTTCATTCAAGATATTTCTTAATGTCAGTACCGTGCTAGTATTGTATCGATATCCTGAAACCGGCACTAACCGTAAGGAAGTAATGGAAATCTTAAGGTTGCGGCAAAATTCAAGTAAGTCAATTGAAAGTTTTTATATTTCGACAAACTTTCTAGTCTTACTTACCTTTTAGTTTTTTAGTCAATAAATGGTGGGCGTCTTCTTCTGTGTATTGCCCTCTGTACTTCATTGCCCTGGTTACGGACACGCCCACTTTCCTGTCGAAAATTTTACATACGTAGTCAGTTATTGAACCTCCTTCTGGAAAATAACTAACTTCCATCTCGGTCTGTAAAAAGTACAAAAAGTCTTATTATCTTAAAATGTCAAGGGTACTGggattttttctattctttatttatttatgtcaGTTTCGATTGagtcattatatatttttgtagctGCGTGTGAACTTGTTGGATttttatttggtcataatttaATGAATCATGACAACACATGAAAAACACAAGTATTAAACTACATTAATTATACTTATTTTTAAGTCATACAGAATATAATTATGACTGTGAACATTGGGAAAAGGTTTCAgtatatttttggaaattaaaatagGGGGATGTTATTTATGCAActagaaacatttttttatggAGTAAATTAATTAATGTGAGTATATATCATGAAGTTATATGTTTTGGTAGAATAATTTTTCTAAACTTCAAGGAGTAGTAATTTACCTTCAGTAATTCAGCCTGGCATGCCTTGTTGAGGAACTCGAAAGATAACACTTCTGATATAACAGAACTCCCTCCTGCATTTGGCACGTCTCGGATCCGCTTGGCAGAATTTGAAATCATCATTTCTGTGAATTTCTTATTTGGAATGAAATCTGAATGTATCAGTCCGCCTGATGAATTATCTTCTAAGAATttccaaaaattgaaattttcatgaaaatgaaCATTGAAATTTTCTCCTATATACATATTAAATGGTTCAAACTGAAACTTTAATGTATCTTGTTTTCTTCCTGCCGTGAAGCTCACTTCCCCATGCACAGATGTGGATCGGTAAAATGTCCCACTCTTCTTGTTGAGGCCGGCATTTAGTGGAGACCCGATGGTGAGGCGAGGTGGCGAAAAAACGATG
It contains:
- the LOC143054606 gene encoding AAC-rich mRNA clone AAC4 protein-like, producing the protein MYIGENFNVHFHENFNFWKFLEDNSSGGLIHSDFIPNKKFTEMMISNSAKRIRDVPNAGGSSVISEVLSFEFLNKACQAELLKTEMEVSYFPEGGSITDYVCKIFDRKVGVSVTRAMKYRGQYTEEDAHHLLTKKLKGVIQSSKNSMEKWSKQILHVWVPNKHTANTITKVYNQLSANIRSNTIVMVTRSSCSSYIYTNG